Genomic DNA from Paramisgurnus dabryanus chromosome 11, PD_genome_1.1, whole genome shotgun sequence:
ccccaactctaatcCCAAGTCCagacgagaatagttttaaaagcagaagaaaaacatgtagaaatcaATATATAAAACTACATCCTAaaccagggctattcaaatcttaccctggagggccggagcactgcagagtttagctccaaccctgatcaaacacacctgagcaagctaatcaaggtcttcatgatcactagaaaatcacaggtggttaggtttgattagggtttgagctaaactctgcagtgctccggccctccagggtaagatttgaatagccctgtccTAAACcaaatcccaaatctaaccccaagcgacaaagatttaaaaatagggggaaaaataggaaaacaatacataaaatgacacaaaaaagaaagtcgtgccatggacacgaaaaactatttatagaaattcgcactgagtgacacaaaaaagaaattcGTGCGCAAGGCacgaaaaagctgaatttcctGTCATGGAGacgaataaattaatttaattttttgtgactataacacgactttccatgagatcgTGTTggactgtgcgttcacaccagatgcaaaTACAGCAGAAAAAAAGTAGTTGTGGCGCTTTAACAGTTTGACTCGCTATAATTGTGCGTGAAATTATCATCATTTGCCCCGCCTCTTTCGCTCGTACAGTGCTGCAGGATGTCTTATCCCGtctttccattgacttaacatgtaaatcactcctgCTATACGCTacttccgcgtctggtgtgaacgcacaatAAGGCAGCTTATCATTGATTAGATCATAATATTGTAAAATCAGTAGTATAAAGACAGACCTGAAAGCAGATCTTCCCTTCAGGCTTCTTAAAATGTCCAGTTGATTGACAGGAGGGATAAGTCTTTAGATTGAAGCAGAACAGAAACTAGACTTTATAATGGTTACAATAGTGTAGCACAATAATTTGTGCTGCAAGCAGATTCTACatgatttgtttattaaataaataatgaacaaataaaacatATCTACAGTTACAACGCTGTGTACTACAGTcaaagtccctttagggaaGTCGCGGCCACTaggcggccatgtttgcaacaTCTCTGGGCAGTTTTTCATTCATGTAACACTAAAGTCCTATTCAGTCAGGTTGGTTCAGCTACTCCACATGCtagtcatttttatgatttactgTTAAATCATAATGATCTAAAGAGCGAATCTGTAAAAATATACCCTTGATATGTtttatattgactgagtaaggtcatgtcaatgattgaaatcaagcCAAAAACGGATTTCACAGATAAGGTGACGTactgtataaaagtataaatgatCCTAATTTActagtatgtaagaaatgtaccTGTACATTGGGACAGATACAGTCTGCTCATAAAAATCCCATGTGGCCATCAGGTCTGTTCTTGTAAGATTTGTGGCGTAAAATCTCCAGGCAGCCTAAGAggaaaaatatttcaaattacaGTAAAATATCCATAGTAAAAAAATACAGTGTACAATATAATACAGTAACAAATGTCAACCCATCtaaatttgaaaaaaacaactttattatttaatgaattaataaattatttaaaaaatcatgaaaattgaagattaaatgtaaaattttaaattACAAAAAGCAAAAAAGTAGTTGTAAAGCTCATTTACTGCCATCATACAAGCCTTAAATGTATCTGCTTCTGGTTGTGGATCTGACCTGAATAAGACCTGCAGCCGGGTTACGACGCTTCTCAAAATGCTTCTGCCTGTGCTGCTCTTGAACCTTTAGAGCAAAACCCGAGCCCAGGATACCCTGCAACAGAGAATGAGCAAAAGAGACCCGCGAAAATCATTTGTgtagtgttttaaaatattatattgtttCATATTATTTCCAATCAGTTTTAAAGGCAACTGTTGACAAGTAAAATATCCTCAACTCAGTACTGTACCAGTAAAATGTCTTTAGTCAGGCATTTGAGCTGTGACATTTAAGGCATTGTGCTTCTGTTCAAAGGGAtaggtcacccaaaaatgaacattttgtcatcatttactttcccttgtgttgtttgcatttctttattctgttgagctcaaaaaatatattttgataaatgatggtaagcacagaTTTGTATGGTCCAAAATATCGTATTTCGTGTTCAACAGAAGAAAAAACTCTAAACAGGTTTAGATCAAAATGAgggcgagtaaatgatgacagaatatctCTTCAAGTCTAACATATCGCTGAAATCAAACTCACCGCAGGAAGGGCAAAAAAGGCCACTCCAATCAAACTGAAAGTGGCAGCAATCAGGCGTCCATTCCACGTGATAGGATACTTGTCCCCGTAGCCAATCGTTGTCAGAGTCACCTAAAGGACAGATATTAAGTACTTTAGGGTCGTGATTATGCTCCTATATATCTCCTCTTATTTATATCTATGGCACTGTCTTACAACTTTTGCACAATAGCACAATTTTTAGTATGATAAAAGAAAGTGTGCAGGTTTAATCCTACAGTCGGTTAAAATCTTATTGCTCAACAAGCAAAGGCCACTTTATGCAAGAATATTATTTGAATTATCTCACTTAAAGTTATATTAGAATTATTAAACGTGATCACACATTGTTATTTAACATTTAGAGATTCAAATTACTCAAGTAGCATAAGTGGAGCTGGCAGTTTTTTATGGCACTGGTTCATTTTGTGAAATAGATCTACTATCATTTGTCAGTATATTGTATCTCATCTCATCTGATTAGATTCTGTAGGTTTGGGTGAGGAACCTACCAGCCCCCACCAGAGGGCATCCGCATAGGTCTCGAACATCCCTGCATTGTCATCTTTCTCCACTGAGTACACCAAGAAAGATGCTAGGATGAGACACAGGAACCCAATATACCAGGCTGTAATGAGTTCCTGGATTTTGgaattaaaaacataaaaacattttagaaaatatgtgCTATTTATAATGAATACTCATTTCACTGCATGCTTATACAGATCAGACTCAGCAGTTGTTTTGCTTAGATGGCTTCTTGATTTAAAACATCTATAATATGTTTAGACTCATCTATACTGTAAGTAGTACATGCCAAATACTTTATCATCATATGCAATTTTTGttcaatttatattttttagcaAGTCCTATTTCTGCTGTAATGTAATACTatcctttttttaataaaaaagcacTAGTCCTTCAATACAGCTTGCACTAACTTCCAGTTTTGACCGGAAAAGTGACAACACAAAATAAGTTGAAGTATGTTGTGGAGAGTTTAAGGTTGCATAGTAGTCTAAAGTGAAGACTTTGATGAAAACCAAGTGAACATTAATCTTTGCTACTGTACATACAATGAGTCTACTGTTATCCAGTCAGGACACAAATAcacatttgcataatatgcagtGCCTATAAAAAATCAACATACCCTGTGAAAACCTTTACTTTTTGTCACATTACACCCTGGAAAATAAGTAAGGAATCattgatgacgggccattgaattataagaaaataatgcacagtcaaggtggtaatgcggcatgaCACAAAGCCTTTGGGTACTGTCCAGAGCACCACTAAGAAGTAGAAAGCATATGGCACCACCAACACATGGCCTAGATGAGGTCATCCATCAAAACTGAATGACCAAGCCAGAAGGACATTGATAAGAGAAGCTACCAAAAGGCTTTATGGCTGGGTCTGGTTGGTTTGTGCATGTGACAACTCTTACAAAGCTGGATTGATATGGCAGGGTGGCATGAAATTAGTCTTTCCTAAAAAAGTGCCACACCCAGTCTCATTTTCGCTATGCAAAAACACACTTGGAAGACTGATGCCAATTGGCAAAAGGCGCTATGCTCTAACGCGACCTTTTTGAACTGAACTCCAAGCGTTATTTTAGGCGAAAAGCAAATCCAGCACACCACCCAAAACACACCATACCTACTGCAAAGCATGGTGGTGGCAGTATTATGTTTTAGGGGTGTTTCTTTTCTGCTGGGACTGGGCTATTGATCAGGATTGGAGGGAAAATGGATGCTGCCAAAAAATATTCAAATTCAGCTAGACAGCTGAAGATGGGCAGGTCATACACCTTCTGATACAACAATGATACTGCTAAAAGAACAGGGAAGTGGCTAAAGTATACGAAAGTGAACGTCCTTGAGGGGCTAAATCAGAGCCATTAATCAAATTTCATAGAAAATCTGTGGATGGACTTGAAGACAGCAGCTCAGTGCTTCTTACCATTGAATTTGACTGAACTTAAATAATTCTGCAAGGAATAATGGGCAAATATTCAACATTTAAGGTGTGCTTAGCTATCCAAAAATACTGATGACTTTAATTAAAGCGAAAGGTGGCTCTAGGAAGCCTTAAATCAAGGGACTGATTACTTTTCTAACCctgttattttagtttcttTATTAAGTTGCagtactgtgttttttttttcttttataggTTTGATGTTGTAAGACAAAATTTGTAAATAAAGCTGTAAAAGTTTTTTGAAATGGGTTTTAATTTCAGGCTGTATGGCAAGTAAAGTAACTatttaaaggcaggataggcaggaattatctaaaaaaaacttttttacaaattagtttaaactgtctttatataccaatacataagtaaaatgtaagtactctaaaaaagagagtataaaaatcgagtgtctgtagacctctcacgactgttttaaacacagctcatttttttcattcactccaccccctcccttctgggtttcttctaaagccacgccccaaAACGCATGAACGCGCGACGCTGACCGGCTCTGCTGGGAGAAGCATTACCTCAGACGAGCGGTGAGGAAGGAGTGCGGTGCATGTAGTAACatcatgggccctattttaacgatctaaaacgcaagtgcgaagcgcaacgcgcaagtgagtttgtgggcggatcttgggcgctgttgctattttcccggcgtgagaaataactcttgcgccgggcgcaaatcaataaggggttggtctaaagtaggttcattattcataggtgtggtttgggcgtaacgtcaaataaaccaatcagaacgctatccaacattccctttaaacgcaagggcgcaagttccatggcggttgctattattatgacggatttaccaggtgcacgccaggagcggttcacagccgaggagacccacgttcttgtaaagcccaagcttgccagcataaatcgggcacgccatgtaacgggaggtggatctgcctacacatgacctgacgccagcagaggacatcgctgcgtccaccctcaccgctgaaagggtttgggggctttgaaatcggacccaaaaAACGCAAGCAAgttccaaccccaaagtactcttacaaatcaagttcacatacattaaggtttcttgtgaaaacattttaattattatttacataaaataaacgtaatacagccacacaacgaacttattattattaacttatgaaaatattttaatcgttatttgcatgataattttttaacgcagccacacaataaataaaaactatcaccacaatgctcaccactatgattccccttatctcgtgtattaatatttttttgtgtaacaatttatgatttgcaaaaataactgttgcatctgtgtagattagatgcaaagtgtatgcgcgttgtgcacgctatacattatggtcaagcatgcgcccttaaaatagcaaaatgaaccacgcgcaacgcgccactgactttaaactttttttttctggtcagtggcgcaattgttttttgaaactgcaaaatagcatcagggatggtttgcgccggaacacgcctctttttatgcgctgaaccgcccagggagcgcaagttcattctctagtttgccgacgtgcgtttgtggagggaaaaaccagctgtgcgccggtgcaaaatacgaatgatacatgcgtcactgacaaagtcaattgcgctgggtgcaagatagggccccatgtcacaatcacatgtaataatacacctaactttatcactatgaatataaacaaataggatGGCTTTTAGTACTCACTATTAAGCTAGCATATCGATACtggtaaagtttaaaatatatattttttgattcGGTAACAAACGAGCGAGTTATATTTACAGGACAAAGGTAAAAACAGATTGCATTGATTCAAGTTTTTTTATTACCATCAGCTACACTGTGATGAAGGTGAATTTCGTGGAAGATTCATAACATAAACTGTGTTTTGCTTGGAAGAGTTTCCgtgatgaaagcattgttgactcTGATGAGGACTACAATACCGCTACCGCATCGTCGACTCGAGGAAAAGCCACGCGATATTTACTCTCATTTGATTTCTTCATTTATTACTTGTTTGCCTTCGCTAACTGTATATGCAGGTACTGTGAGTTCTGAATGCTCTTTCTCTGCCGTACTTTTGCTCTTCCTAGAGTGCCTCGTGCACGTTCAAATCAATCgggtgtgtgcatgtgtgggCAGATCCCATAGCAATAGGGGTGGTGCCATGGTCGCGAGAGAGAGTGATAGTCGCGCAAGCCAATCATTTGTTTCGTCCTGAATGGAAataatgagctgtgtttaaaaggtctacagacactcgagttttatactctctttttcatagtacttacattttacttatgtattggtatataaaaacagtttaaacaaatttgtaaaaaagttttttagataattcctgcctatcctgcctttaaaaGGGGTATGATGATTTTCTATAGGCACTGTATCAGCTGGTGTTAAGAATGAACTATTTTGCTTTAACACTGGACATTAACCAGGACAGATGCCATGAAGTGTCCAGCAATAAAAGCTGTCGACACCCACAGTGAAATCGCATTGTCGCAATCTCTATATAACTGTATATTAATCACATTAATGTGTTTTCAAGCTGCATTTTCACTTTTAGCATGGACAAATTATATTTAGCTAGAAACTTGACAGAAAAAAAGCAGGCCAGGCCACAGGTCACCTTGCTGTGCGCATAGACCACAGATCCCAGCAGCTTCCATGTGCCAGCACGGCGGTCCATCCGCAACATCCGAAGGATTTGAAGAAACCTTAAACTCCGAATCGCTGAGGTAGCAAAAACGTTTCCCTGTGAGCCAGCGGCCAGCACAGACACAGAGGCAAACAGGACCATGATGTCTGCAGAACAAACATTAAATTATCTCCATTAGTTACAAATGTACAGTAGACTTAATCTGTAGGTGACAGATCAAATATTAAgcagaaaatgttattaactcTCCATCCTTATCTTTTCTATAACACGCTTTAGGATGGGGATAGTGATCTCTCAAAACAACTGAAATCAATtgtcttttttattaaatgagtGTCTGGGACTCATTGACTAATGGAGTTCATAGCGGTTTTCTACTGCAGTACCCAACTTATCAAGTGTTGCAATTCAGTTACTGTCACTCTTTTGCATATTTATTGCAGATAAAAGTATGAGTTTTGCAGAGTGAAGTTGAAAGGTATGGAAAAATGGATGATGAGTCTCTAACCGATGATGCTGAAGGGTTTGCGCGCAAATCTCAGTCTTCCTCTCCATCCTCTGTATCGACAGCAACATCCAGCCGCCCAAATACGCACAATATACTCCACACCAAACACCACGATTGTCACTATTTCCTAAACAGAGAGGAAAACATTTACATATCTTTTTTTTGGGATACATGATATTTTTGTCAAACAattgtaaattaaattaaaactgcaagcagtgatggaagggccctcgcacacatgacaccgccacgccgtggcataagaattaaagggaacagtagtaaataggcatttaagcatgtaaacataggtgaaccatttaaaagtgtatgagagtatgagtgactacatgtaaatattggcacgtagatgtgttcagtccaggactcctTTTGATCATGTAAAAGGTAGGGCAGATCTGACTTTGAATaatcagtgtaaaacatgttacttcttgttgccagcaggtggcgctatggccATAAGTGACTTttggcatgtagatgtgttcagtccaggactcttgtcaattatgtaaagtttgggacagatcagacattgcataatcattgtaaacatgtcacttcctgttgccagctggtggcgctataactataagtgactattgacatgaagatgtgttcatttcaggactcttattaatcatatgaagttagggaaagatcggacattgcataatcagtgtaaacatgtcacttcctgttgccagctggtggcgctatgaccataagtgactattgacatgtagatgtgttaagtccaggactcttattaatcatatgaagttagggaaagatcggacattgcataatcagtgtaaacatgtcacttcctgttgccagctggtggcgctataaccataagtgactattgacatgtagatgtgttcagtccaggactcttattaatcatgtgaagttagggaaagatcggacattgcataatcagtgtaaacatgtcacttcctgttgccagctggtggcgctataaccataagtgactattgacatgtagatgtgttcaagtccaggactcttattaatcatgtgaagtttgggacagatcggacattgcataatcagtgtaaacatgtcacttcctgttgccagctggtggcgctatatccataagtgactattgacatgtagatgtgttcaggtcaggactcttagcaatcatgtgaagtttgggacagatcggacactgtatgcctgagttccagcaacctgtttcatagcgaaacatccaatttgtcgggccagaaccgacacaaattttaatatagaatcaaatccttcgcaatttagcatcacaaaggccttaagatgagactcgccaaatatgatgatgatccgacgaaaactgtaggaggagttagttaaagtatgactgctgaaaatgagaaaaactgagccaaaatctgagaaataattcaaaatagctgacttcctgtttggtgtagggcgttgctccaagagacttttttgtagggcttgtaataatacatgagcataccgaaattcgtacatgtaagtTTAACACAGTCCAAGAGCTGCTGCATTgaatatttgaaagtggcgctaaaacatgttccttcaggttgccagctggtggcgctatggctataaatgaaaattgttatgtagatgtgttcaggtcaggactcttagcaatcatgtgaaatttgggacagatcggacattgtatgcatgagttccagcaacttcctgtttcattggaaaacatcaaactttgtcgggccagaaccgacacaaatttttacgtagagtctaatccttcgcaatttagcatcacaaaggccttaagatgacactcgccaagtatgaagatgatccgacgaaaactgtaggaggagttagttaaagtatgacgcctggaaatgacaaaaactgcgcccaaatcacaaaaataactcagaatagctgacttcctgtttggtttatgGCTTCGccccaagagacttttttgtaggtcttgtcatgctacagaagcgtaccgaatttcgtaattgtacgttaaacacagtccgagggctgcttcgttgaaaatttgtaggtggcgctatagagccgttttcccacgcctaattccaaagcctacaccacatgtaaattttcatcactcttgacatccgtgcaaaatttcatgagtttttgagtatgtttaggccctctaaagtcccgctgaagtcggagaaaaaaaataataataataactccttgaagaacaatagggtcctcacaccccggtgtgctcgggccctaataattaattaaatgtaattaactcaa
This window encodes:
- the kcnq2a gene encoding potassium voltage-gated channel, KQT-like subfamily, member 2a isoform X6 gives rise to the protein MVKKPANGEVYQPPAGEKKLKVGFVGLDPGAAETSRDGALLIAGSEGTKRGSILSRQRSGISRGRIAHKRNARYRRLQNFLYNALERPRGWAFVYHAYVFLLVFSCLVLSVFATIKEFKKSSESALYILEIVTIVVFGVEYIVRIWAAGCCCRYRGWRGRLRFARKPFSIIDIMVLFASVSVLAAGSQGNVFATSAIRSLRFLQILRMLRMDRRAGTWKLLGSVVYAHSKELITAWYIGFLCLILASFLVYSVEKDDNAGMFETYADALWWGLVTLTTIGYGDKYPITWNGRLIAATFSLIGVAFFALPAGILGSGFALKVQEQHRQKHFEKRRNPAAGLIQAAWRFYATNLTRTDLMATWDFYEQTVSVPMYRLIPPVNQLDILRSLKGRSAFRRNSQVESAPSSEVSHKDTLCGCCPRSHSRKTSLKDKGCPSPSKTPGVKDLKTPKAEDGVKMSPSKVTKSWSFTDRNQRKSSLKVKDGVGRPTSEAPTIHGSLKHA